A single Triticum dicoccoides isolate Atlit2015 ecotype Zavitan chromosome 2A, WEW_v2.0, whole genome shotgun sequence DNA region contains:
- the LOC119359204 gene encoding cytochrome b561 and DOMON domain-containing protein At4g12980-like gives MGCQASRRILLLATIVVAASLPPPSAAQTASCADLAFSGGRLYAACSPLEELDASVHWTYHASNGTADVAFRVPGGSAGWAAWAINPSAVGMLGANTVFAYHNPATGVVAVATAVVDSYAPAFADGDLAFAVYRRGAEYTDGVYAIHATVALPGNSTRQNIVWQAGTSSPDGLPESHQAFGDNVMSSRSWDFRSAEAAVVVDDVPAAPRDSVYRALLRPKNIHGVLNAVSWGVLLPLGVMLARYMRVFPSLDPAWFYLHVACQCSGYVVGSAGWVFGLTLGSPAKGALQHHGHRNIGTALFVLSTLQVSALLIRPKKTVKVRFYWNLYHWSVGYTVVVLGVVNVFKGIGILQADQKYRHAYLGAVLVLAVVAFVLELVTLTVRFKKGRR, from the exons ATGGGATGCCAGGCGAGCCGCCGGATCCTCCTCCTCGCCACCATAGTCGTCGCCGCCTCACTGCCACCACCCAGCGCGGCGCAGACGGCCAGCTGCGCCGACCTCGCGTTCTCCGGCGGCCGCCTCTACGCGGCATGCAGCCCGCTGGAGGAGCTGGACGCCAGCGTCCACTGGACATACCACGCGTCCAACGGCACGGCGGACGTCGCGTTCCGCGTGCCGGGGGGCTCGGCGGGGTGGGCGGCGTGGGCCATCAACCCGTCCGCGGTCGGCATGCTCGGCGCCAACACGGTGTTCGCCTACCACAACCCGGCCACCGGGGTGGTGGCGGTCGCGACGGCGGTcgtcgacagctacgcccccgcGTTCGCGGACGGGGACCTCGCCTTCGCCGTGTACAGGCGCGGCGCGGAGTACACCGACGGCGTGTACGCCATCCACGCCACAGTCGCGCTGCCGGGGAACAGCACCAGGCAGAACATCGTCTGGCAGGCCGGCACGTCGTCCCCGGACGGCCTGCCGGAGAGCCACCAGGCGTTCGGGGACAACGTCATGTCGTCCCGCAGCTGGGACTTCAGGTCGGCCGAGGCGGCGGTCGTCGTCGATGACGTCCCCGCCGCGCCAAGGGACAGCGTCTACCGCGCACTGCTACGCCCCAAGAAT ATCCATGGCGTGCTGAATGCTGTGAGCTGGGGCGTGCTGCTCCCTCTCGGCGTCATGCTGGCGAGGTACATGAGGGTGTTCCCATCGCTCGATCCGGCATGGTTCTACCTCCACGTCGCCTGCCAATGCAGCGGCTACGTGGTCGGGTCGGCCGGCTGGGTCTTCGGCCTCACGCTCGGCAGCCCGGCCAAAGGCGCCCTGCAGCACCATGGCCACCGCAACATCGGCACCGCGCTTTTCGTCCTATCAACGCTTCAG GTTTCTGCCTTGCTGATCCGCCCTAAGAAGACCGTCAAAGTTCGCTTCTACTGGAACCTGTACCACTGGTCCGTCGGCTACACGGTGGTCGTTCTGGGCGTCGTCAATGTCTTCAAGGGCATCGGCATCCTGCAAGCTGATCAGAAGTACAGGCACGCCTACCTTGGTGCCGTTCTGGTGCTAGCTGTGGTGGCCTTCGTCTTGGAGCTTGTGACGCTGACGGTCAGGTTCAAGAAGGGCCGGCGGTAA